One Oncorhynchus masou masou isolate Uvic2021 chromosome 18, UVic_Omas_1.1, whole genome shotgun sequence DNA window includes the following coding sequences:
- the LOC135504810 gene encoding UDP-glucuronosyltransferase 2A2-like, with translation MSGLNGVTGFVLAVSVAFLGGPPGALGGNILIFPVDGSHWVNMNLLIEGLHARGHQVTVVRSASSWYIKESSPHYRSISITVPGGMDIEKQDFFASFLVKMLQIQREGASPLAFVSFYSYMLSALSGMHQQASQFVVEMFENKALMQSLRDSQYDVVLLDPGLPVGVLVAHKLGLPTVFNVRWITSGEGHSVVAPSPMSYVPTAGYATSDKMTFSQRVGNVFIYLLNMIIDMCVISPHYDRLVKNYFEPGTNFYHLLQGTDLWLMRVDFVFEFPRPTMPNIVYIGGFQCKPSKPLPTELEEFVQSSGEHGVILMSLGTLVKGLPVEITSEIATAFAQLPQKVIWRHMGKQPIGLGNNTLLVNWLPQNDLLGHPKVKAFVAHGGTNGIYEAMYHGVPVLGLPLLFDQFENVLRLEVRGAAKVLEVTKISSQSFLEAVQEVLHNPSYRTSMERLSSLHRDKPMHPLDTALFWIEFVMRHKGAAHLRTESYRMPWYSYHSLDVIGFLLAVLFVLVAITVGSIYFLCLRLCRKRKPKQE, from the coding sequence ATGAGTGGCCTGAACGGAGTGACCGGTTTCGTCCTTGCGGTTTCGGTGGCCTTCCTCGGTGGCCCTCCAGGGGCTCTTGGGGGCAACATCCTCATCTTCCCCGTGGATGGCAGCCACTGGGTCAACATGAACCTCCTGATCGAGGGACTTCACGCCCGGGGTCACCAAGTCACTGTGGTGCGCTCGGCCAGTAGTTGGTACATCAAGGAGTCGTCGCCCCACTACCGCTCTATCTCTATCACTGTGCCTGGGGGCATGGACATTGAAAAACAAGACTTCTTTGCATCCTTCCTCGTCAAAATGCTGCAGATCCAAAGGGAAGGCGCATCGCCTTTGGCTTTTGTGTCCTTCTACTCGTACATGCTGTCGGCGTTGTCAGGAATGCACCAGCAGGCCAGTCAGTTTGTGGTGGAGATGTTTGAGAACAAGGCTTTGATGCAGAGCCTGAGGGATAGCCAGTACGACGTGGTACTCTTGGACCCGGGGCTGCCCGTCGGGGTCCTGGTCGCCCATAAGCTTGGGCTACCCACTGTCTTCAATGTTCGCTGGATCACCAGCGGAGAGGGGCATTCCGTGGTGGCCCCCTCGCCCATGTCCTATGTCCCCACCGCTGGTTATGCCACTTCGGACAAAATGACCTTCAGCCAGAGAGTTGGGAATGTGTTCATCTACCTCCTCAACATGATCATTGATATGTGCGTGATCAGCCCACACTACGATAGGCTGGTGAAGAATTACTTTGAGCCGGGTACAAACTTCTACCACCTTCTGCAGGGGACGGACCTCTGGCTCATGCGGGTGGACTTTGTGTTCGAGTTCCCCCGGCCCACCATGCCCAACATTGTCTACATTGGAGGCTTCCAATGTAAACCCTCTAAACCTCTACCGACAGAGCTGGAGGAGTTTGTCCAGAGCTCGGGAGAACACGGGGTTATCTTGATGTCACTGGGAACTCTTGTCAAAGGCTTGCCCGTGGAGATAACCTCGGAGATCGCCACCGCTTTTGCCCAACTTCCCCAGAAGGTCATCTGGAGGCACATGGGCAAGCAACCCATCGGCCTGGGCAACAACACCCTGCTGGTCAATTGGTTGCCCCAGAACGACCTCCTGGGCCACCCCAAGGTCAAGGCCTTTGTGGCCCACGGTGGCACCAATGGCATTTACGAAGCCATGTACCACGGGGTGCCGGTGTTGGGGCTTCCGCTGCTCTTCGACCAGTTCGAGAACGTCTTACGCCTGGAGGTGCGTGGAGCGGCCAAGGTGCTTGAAGTCACCAAGATCTCCAGCCAGAGCTTCTTGGAGGCTGTACAGGAAGTCCTCCACAATCCGTCCTACAGGACCAGTATGGAGCGGCTCTCAAGCCTGCACCGGGACAAGCCCATGCATCCTCTGGACACCGCCCTCTTCTGGATTGAATTCGTCATGAGACACAAAGGGGCCGCCCACCTGCGAACAGAGTCTTACAGGATGCCCTGGTACTCCTATCATTCACTGGATGTGATTGGATTCCTACTGGCTGTTTTGTTTGTGCTGGTAGCCATTACTGTGGGTTCAATCTACTTCCTTTGCCTCAGACTATGCAGGAAGCGTAAACCCAAACAGGAGTAA